The window CCGCCCGGATCGCCGAGCCCGGAGGGTACGCCCCCGATCCCGATTTCACGGTCGTCTGGATGGGCTGGGACATGGGAGGGGGCTCCGGGCTGGTCAGCTATGACGTGCAGTGGCGGGATGGCCTGAACGGGGTGTGGAAGGACTGGCAGGCCGATACGAAGGAAAAGTCCGCCCCGTTTCAAGGGAGACGGGGGCGGCTGTACGCCTTCCGTGTGCGGGCCCGGGATGTGGCGGGTCACGTGTCCGAGTACTCCACGCCGCGGTGGGTCGCGGTGGACAGCGTGGTGAACGGCGGGTTCGAATCCCTGTTCACGGGATGGCAGACGGGAGGAGCGTTGGAGCGGGCGGTGTTGCCCGTGGAGGATCCTTCCGGCTTGAAGAGCCAGGCCGTTCGTCTGGGCACGCCGGATTATGAGCGCACCGTGACGCCGGTCAACCCCGGGTGCGCGACGCCTCCGGGATGTGTGCCGGTGGGCGCGGCGATGATCTCCCAGACCATCACGATCCCCGCGTGGGTGGCTCGCCCTCGCCTGTCCTTGTGGTATCATATCTTTACTTATGACGTCATGTACAGTGAGAATCGGAAGCGTTATTACGACACGTTTGAAGTGACCATCGTGGATGGCGAGAAGGAGCATCTGGTCCTGCGGGATGGCAATCCCACGCAGAAGTACGGCGAGCTGATGGACCTGGGGTGGAAGTATGCGGTGATCGACCTCAGCCGATTCGCTGGGCGTACGGTGACTATCCGGCTGAGCAATCACAATCGGTGGGACAACCTTCTCAACACATGGACTCTGGTGGACGATGTCAAGGTGCTGGGCTGGGCCAGGCGTCCTCACGTTTACCTGCCCGCGCTCAGCGGTGGTGGCACGTCTGCGCCGGCCAAGGCGACGACGCCGGCCAGGTCCACTTTGCAGGCTGGCATACGGTAATCGTCGCCGATTGGCCGGGATGATGGGTGTATATGCCTGATCAGGATCCCACGCTGCGGGCGGATGCGCCGGAGGATTCTCTCGACATCCGGCTGGGGAGCTCGCAAAAGCCCGATGTCGACGGCACCTCCGATGCGCGTCGCGCAGCCCTGAAGGGACAAGACCTGCCTGACTTCCTATACCAGCGCGGGATGGCCCACTACCAACGTCGGGAGTGGCGGGCCGCGTTGGAGTATTTCACGCGCCTGCAGGAGATCCAGCCGGATCGGCAGGGGCTGGCCCCCCTGTTGGATGAGGTTCGTTGGTTCATCCAGCTGGAGCTGTTGGAGCAGGAGGAGGTCCCGGAACGACGTCCGATCGCCGAGCCGGCCCCGCCCGCCGCTCGCCCGCGCTGGCTATTTCGGGTCCTGGTGCTCTTCCTGGTGGCCGCGGTGACGGTGATCGGTGTGGCCTGGTCCCAGGGGCGCCTGGGTTCCTGGACGGGGGGTGGGCGTCAGGCCCAGCTACAGGAGCTGTACAATCGGGGGCAATCCCGCCTGGCGCTGGGCGATTACGAGGGCGCCCGGGAGGCCTTTGCTCAGCTGGTCGAGCTGGCGCCGGACGATCCCGAAGCCCAGGCCGGTCTGGCGCGTGCGGAGCGTTTGCAGGCGTTGGCCGAGCGCTACCGCAAGGCCACGGCAGCTATCCTGGCGGAGGATTGGGACGCGGCCGCGGCGCATCTTTCCGCTATCCTGGCGGTAGATCCGAACTACGCGGATGCGGCCCAACAGGCCGCGTTCGTCGCCCGCCGACAGGAGCTGGATCGCCTCTATACGGAGGGGGTGCGCCTGTACGATCTGGGAGACTGGGCGGGGGCGCTGGCCCGCTTTGAACAGATCGAGCAGCAGGACCCCGGGTTCCGGCGGGATGCCGTGCAGGAGTTCCTGTTCGTCTGTTACCTGAACGATGGGTGGGCCCTGATCTCGCAACCGGGGGCGGGAAGCGAGGCCACCCGGCGGGCGATCGAGCGCTTCGGCAGCGCGCTCCGGATCCATCCCCGCAACGTGCAGGCGGCCGAGGCGCGTCGTCTGAGCTCCATCTACCTGGAGGCGCAACTGGCCTTCGAGCGGGGCGACTTGGTGGACGCTCGGGCCCGCCTGGAGTCGCTGTTGGCGGAGAAGCCGGACTACGCGAGCGGTCGGGCGATGGAGTTGTTGTTCACCACGCTGGTGAAGATGGGCGAGCAGGCGCTGGCGCGTGGGGATCCGGAGGGCGCGCGAGAGGTGTATGAGGCCGCGCTCAGCCTCAACGTAGCCGATCGGGGGCCGGCGGAGGAGGGCCTGAAGGCGGTGGAGTTGGCCATCGCCACGCCGACCCCGACGCCCACACCCACCCCGGTCGCCGTCGTGCGCGTGCAGGTCCTCAACGTGCGAGCGGGTCCCGGCACCGAGTTCGACGTCATCAGCCAGGTGAGGTTGGACGATGTGCTCCAGGTGGTCGCCCGGACGCCTGTGGGGGATTGGCTGTTGATTTGCTGCGTCAACGATCAGCAGGAGGGATGGGTCAGCTCCCGCTTGGTGGGCCTGAACGTCCCCGTGGCGACGGTGCCGGAGGCACTGGTCCTTCCTCCTACGCCGACGCCCACACCGACGTCCACGCCCGCGGCGACGCCCACTCCGCCGCCACCGCCGCCGAAGGAGCGCGAGCGGCCGCGCAAACCCACTCCGACGCCGACTCCCTTGCGTTAAAGTGAGGATCATGAGGCTTTGGGATCGTCTGTCCCCTCTTCCCTACCGGTTGCTGGTGGGTGTGATCGTGTTCTTGCTGCCGCTGGTGATGTGGCCCTGGGGGGCTCGTGGTCAGGCGGATGGCTGGCGATCATTGGGCCTGCGCGGGCATCAGGTGAGGCGGGTGCAGGCTGAGGGGAGCGAGGGGCTTGCCTTGATCTATGCCGAGGCCGGGCCGGGCCTGTGGCGGACCCTGGACGGTGGGGCATCCTGGGTTCGCATTGAGGGAGGGTGGCCCCGCGACGGGCTGGGGCGCGCCCGGCTTGTGGCCTGGCAGGCGGCACCGGCGCAGGGGCGTGTCGTGTACGCGCTGGCCTCCTGGGGGGAGCATACCGCCATCTATCGCTCCCTGGATAGCGGATCGACGTGGCAGAACGGCATCCTGTTGCCCACAGGGGCCGAGCATCTGGCCATCGCCCCGCTCAGCCCGGATCATGTGTACATCGCCGGCGGGAGGCGCTATTGGACCAGCCGGGATGGGGGGATAAGCTGGAGCGAGCTCAGCGCGCCCGGGGAGGGCGACGTGGTGGCGCTGGCCGTGGGATGGGATGAGCCCCACACCCTGTACGCGGTCACCACGGACCCGGCCTTGTGGCTGAGCGGGAACGGCGGGTTGAGTTGGGAGCGGGGCCAGGGGCTTCCCTGGGATGCGTTCACCCTGGTGGTGCCGGCCAGCGATGGGCGAACCGTGTATCTGGTGGGGGAGCGGGGGATCTACCGGAGTGGGGATAACGGGCATCGCTGGCGTTCCCTGCCGTTGCCCGCGGGGAGGACCGTCGTCTCGCTGGCGGTCGATCGGCTGTTGGCCCAGGTGATCTACGCCGTGGTGGATGACGGCCGCGTCCTGCAAAGCGTGGATGGCGGCGAGCATTGGGAGGCGATGGCGCATCGCCCGGGGGGGAGCCGGGCCTGGACGGTGAGCGTGTCCGGCGTGGATCGGGCACGCGTCTATGTGGGGACCCAGGCGGGGGTCTGGGTGCATTCCGTCTCCCCGCCGGTGCCCACTCCAACTCCCACCTCCACACCGACGCCTACGTGGACGCCGACGCCCACGCCCACCGCCACGCCCACGGCGACCCCCACCTCCACGCCGACGCCTACGGCATCGCCGACGCCCACACCTACTGCTACGCCCACGCTCACCCCCTCCCCGACGGCGACGTTTACGCCCGAGCCTCCGCCTGCTGAGGCGCCGCCGACGGCCGTACAAGGGGCTGAAGAGGGACATTCGGACGTCGCTGCGCCGGGGGAGGGCGGCTCGGAAGGGGAGATGGGGGGATCTTCGCCCACGCCCGCCGCCTCGCCGACGGCCTTACCCACCCCGAAGCCCCGGTGATAGAGGATGCGTGACGTGGAACGGTCCGAGATGTTGGAGGCCGCCCTGGCCAACGAGCGCCGAATTGGGGTGCCTGCCCGGTGGGGGCTGGTCCTGCTGGGCCTGGTGATGGCCGCGCTGGGGCCGAGCCAGCCCTTTGCCGGGGGGCTGCCGCCGGAGTTCCTGGCCTTTGCGGCCTTTGCCGTGGGGATAACGTGGGCCCTAGTCCTCCGGGATGGGGAGATTCACGCCGTGGTCCCGCTGCTGTGGGCCGCCTACCTGGTGGACGTCCTTTACGCCTCATCTCTGATCGGGCGTTATGGCGGTCTGGCCAGTCCCCTCTATCTCCTGTATGGCCCGCTGGCGTTGCGCGCGGCGTTATACAGCCCGGGATTGCGGGGCGTCTTGTGGGCGCCCTTCGGATTCGGCCCTCTCTACGTGTTGACCCTGATCCTGTCCGCCGGGGAGATCGCCTTCCTGGGCGATCCCCTGTTCCTTCAGCGATATGTGCTCCTGTCGCTATGGGTTGGCGTGGCGGTGTGGGCGGCGTGGGTGTTGGTTACCCGGGGGGAGCGGATCGGGCAATTGCGGAGGGAGCTGGCGCGGCAGGCGCAGGACCTGGAGCAGAAGGCGCAGACCTTGCAACGCACGGCGGCCGATCTGGGCGATCGGGTGCTGGAGTTGCGGTCGCTGCAGGACCTGGCGCTGGCGCTCTCCTCGACGCTGCGGCTGGAGGAGATCCTGCGTCTGGTGGCGGAGCGGCTGGCCACCGTCCCGGCGGCGCAGGGCGGCGCGGTCGCGCTGTGGGACCCCGAGCGGCGCGAGTTGTCGGGAGTACGCTCCGATGGGGAGGCCTTCCGAATCGGCGTGGACGAGGATCCCCGGCTGGCCGAGGTGTTCGCCAACGGCCGGTCTCCGAGCGCGGCTGAGCACATGGCGCTG of the Chloroflexota bacterium genome contains:
- a CDS encoding tetratricopeptide repeat protein; translated protein: MPDQDPTLRADAPEDSLDIRLGSSQKPDVDGTSDARRAALKGQDLPDFLYQRGMAHYQRREWRAALEYFTRLQEIQPDRQGLAPLLDEVRWFIQLELLEQEEVPERRPIAEPAPPAARPRWLFRVLVLFLVAAVTVIGVAWSQGRLGSWTGGGRQAQLQELYNRGQSRLALGDYEGAREAFAQLVELAPDDPEAQAGLARAERLQALAERYRKATAAILAEDWDAAAAHLSAILAVDPNYADAAQQAAFVARRQELDRLYTEGVRLYDLGDWAGALARFEQIEQQDPGFRRDAVQEFLFVCYLNDGWALISQPGAGSEATRRAIERFGSALRIHPRNVQAAEARRLSSIYLEAQLAFERGDLVDARARLESLLAEKPDYASGRAMELLFTTLVKMGEQALARGDPEGAREVYEAALSLNVADRGPAEEGLKAVELAIATPTPTPTPTPVAVVRVQVLNVRAGPGTEFDVISQVRLDDVLQVVARTPVGDWLLICCVNDQQEGWVSSRLVGLNVPVATVPEALVLPPTPTPTPTSTPAATPTPPPPPPKERERPRKPTPTPTPLR